The following are encoded in a window of Sminthopsis crassicaudata isolate SCR6 chromosome 3, ASM4859323v1, whole genome shotgun sequence genomic DNA:
- the LOC141564677 gene encoding uncharacterized protein LOC141564677 isoform X2, producing the protein MLAEDLALPRQRSLDPEDMGPGDLRASAQESLTFRDVTVDFSGEEWRHLDPSQKELYKEVMLENYRNLVFLGLPVPQIDVITQLERGEAPWMLEKEHLGSSYLDWESKPETKEFTVKLGITMQESSQERFTSHSSWDFKVGDIWNSDVQLGKKSNQENHSKELTFLSRKIPRDVTGLECNEFGESIRLRLVLSEKQQRVPRAKSQNQWDTFGKSFQQHSSIIKKFASGKEQSEYNECGDLFSYQTDLIQCDNKTAREKHYECNECGKAFNLSTNLIRHQKSHARKNHYKCDECGKIFTQSTKFVCHKKTHSAEKPYECSECGKAFKQHSSLSYHQRIHTGEKPYECAECGKHFSRTPDLIRHRKIHTGEKPFKCTECGKAFSQSTYLTVHQRIHTGDKPHKCNVCGKAFNQQSSLNYHQRIHTGEKPYACNHCGKAFSRSTDLIKHQKTHSGEKPYKCNECGKAYSQNTRLICHQRIHTGEKPHICSECGKAFIDSSSLNMHQRIHSGVKPFECNQCGKAFSRSTDLIRHQKIHTGEKPYECNECGKAFSQSTNLTVHQRIHNRDKPHKCNECGKAFNQHSSLTYHQRIHTGEKPHKCNECGKAFIDSSSLTYHQRIHTGEKPYVCGQCGKAFYRSTDLIKHQKTHTGEKPYKCEECGKAYSQNAKLICHQRVHTGEKPHKCNECGKAFNDTSSLTIHRRIHSGEKPYECSQCGKAFNRTPDLIRHQKIHTGEKPFKCNECGKAFNRNTLLTYHQRIHTGEKPYECDKCGKAFSRSTHLIRHQKIHI; encoded by the exons GAGTCACTGACCTTCAGGGATGTGACTGTGGACTTTTCTGGGGAGGAGTGGAGACACCTGGATCCCTCTCAGAAGGAGCTCTACAAGGAGGTGATGCTTGAGAACTATAGGAACCTGGTGTTCCTAG GGCTTCCAGTTCCCCAGATAGACGTGATCACCCAGCTGGAGCGGGGAGAAGCCCCCTGGATGTTGGAGAAGGAACACTTAGGAAGTTCCTATTTAG attgGGAGTCGAAGCCTGAAACCAAAGAGTTTACTGTAAAGCTGGGCATTACTATGCAAGAATCATCTCAGGAAAGATTCACAAGCCACAGTTCTTGGGACTTCAAGGTGGGAGACATCTGGAATAGTGATGTCCAATTAGGAAAGAAGAGCAACCAGGAGAATCATTCCAAGGAATTAACATTTCTTTCCAGGAAAATTCCCAGGGATGTCACAGGCCTTGAATGTAATGAGTTTGGGGAAAGCATCCGTCTGAGGCTAGTCCTTTCTGAAAAACAACAGAGAGTTCCTAGAGCAAAGAGTCAAAATCAGTGGGATACATTTGGGAAAAGCTTTCAACAGCATTCAAGTATAATTAAGAAATTTGCTTCAGGAAAAGAACAGTCTGAGTATAATGAATGTGGGGACCTCTTTAGTTATCAAACAGACCTCATTCAGTGTGACAATAAGACTGCAAGAGAGAAACATTatgagtgtaatgaatgtggaaaggccttcaATCTGAGCACAAATCTTATTAGGCATCAGAAATCTCATGCTAGAAAGAACCATTATAAatgtgatgaatgtggaaagatcTTCACCCAGAGCACAAAGTTTGTTTGCCATAAGAAAACTCATTCTGCAGAAAAACCCTATGAATGTAGTGAATGTGGCAAAGCCTTCAAACAACATTCATCCCTTAGTTACCATCAGAGAAtacacactggagaaaaaccgtACGAGTGTGCTGAATGCGGAAAACATTTCAGCCGGACACCAGATCTTATTAGACATCggaaaattcatactggagaaaagcctTTCAAATGTACCgaatgtgggaaggcctttaGCCAAAGCACTTATCtgactgtacatcagagaattcatactggagataAACCCCATAAGTGTAATgtatgtggaaaagctttcaacCAGCAATCCTCCCTTAATTaccatcagagaattcatactggagagaaaccttatgcaTGTAATCATTGTGGGAAGGCCTTTAGCCGTAGCACGGATCTTATTAAACACCAGAAAACTCATAGTGGAGAGAAGCCatacaaatgtaatgaatgtggaaaagcctatAGTCAGAACACAAGACTTATTTGCCATCAacgaattcatactggagagaagccccacatatgtagtgaatgtgggaaagcctttatcGATAGCTCATCACTTAATATGCATCAGCGAATTCATAGTGGAGTAAAGCCAtttgaatgtaatcagtgtgggaAGGCCTTCAGCCGAAGCACAGACCTTATTAGACAccagaaaattcatactggagagaagccttatgaatgtaatgaatgtgggaaggcctttaGCCAGAGCACAAACCtcactgtacatcagagaattcacaatAGAGATAAGCCTCATAAATGTaacgaatgtgggaaagcctttaacCAACATTCATCCCTTACTtaccatcagagaatccacactggtgaGAAGCctcataaatgtaatgaatgtggcaaAGCTTTCATTGATAGTTCATCCCTTACTTatcatcaaagaattcatactggagaaaaaccctatGTGTGTGGTCAGTGTGGAAAGGCCTTCTATCGAAGCACTGATCTTATTAAACACCAGAAAACtcatactggagaaaagccttataaatgtGAAGAATGTGGGAAGGCTTATAGCCAGAATGCAAAGCTCATCTGtcatcagagagttcatactggagagaaaccacatAAATGTAACGAATGTGGCAAGGCCTTCAATGACACTTCATCCCTTACTATTCACCGGAGAATTCACagtggagaaaaaccttatgaatgtagtcAGTGTGGAAAGGCCTTCAACCGAACACCAGACCTTATCAGACACCAGAAAATTCATACCGgggagaaaccttttaaatgtaatgaatgtggcaaGGCCTTCAATAGGAATACACTACTTACCTaccatcaaagaattcatactggagagaaaccttatgaatgtgacaaatgtgggaaggccttcagTAGAAGCACACACCTTATTagacatcagaaaattcatatttga